The following proteins are co-located in the Desulfoscipio sp. XC116 genome:
- a CDS encoding DVU0298 family protein translates to MNFSAIKKNVEQILLYGDLNQLINLGEQHTGRVTGALFSFLYSLNEYVRQRAIEGLGLLTDRIAQNNPERAKTIMRRIFWELNDESGGSLWVAPEAAGEIIYHQPELFQDYVSILASFLDDPALNPGVVRALKRISKVRPDLIKTEVPDLDLTGHI, encoded by the coding sequence ATGAATTTTTCAGCCATTAAAAAAAACGTAGAACAAATACTGCTATATGGGGACCTAAATCAGTTAATCAACCTGGGTGAACAGCATACCGGCAGAGTTACCGGCGCTCTTTTTTCATTTCTGTACAGCCTGAACGAATATGTGCGCCAGCGGGCAATAGAAGGTTTAGGACTACTTACGGACAGAATAGCCCAAAATAATCCCGAACGGGCCAAAACTATCATGCGGCGTATATTTTGGGAGTTAAATGATGAATCGGGCGGGTCTCTTTGGGTGGCTCCCGAGGCCGCGGGAGAAATTATTTATCATCAGCCGGAACTTTTCCAAGACTATGTGTCCATACTGGCCTCTTTTCTTGACGACCCGGCACTGAATCCGGGGGTCGTCAGGGCACTTAAACGAATCAGTAAAGTACGGCCTGATTTGATTAAGACCGAGGTGCCGGACCTAGACCTAACAGGGCACATTTAA